The genomic stretch AAAAATCTGGTTGTCTTCAGCGATAATAGCTTCAAATTCAGGCTGTGCAGTAGGTCCGTAAACAATCGGAGCATCTGTTTTTTTGCTTAAATCTAAATGTCCGGAAACAAAATCTGCATGAAAATGAGTTTCAAAAATATATTTTAAAGTGACATTGTCTTTTTCCAGGCGGTCGAGATATGGTTTTACTTCTCTTAGCGGATCTATGATTGCTGCTTCATTTTCCGATACGATATAATATGCACCTTGTGCAAGACAGCCTGTATATATTTGCTCAATTTTCATTGATTCTTATTTAAAATGATTATAAAGATACAAAGTAATGGATTAATTAGAAAGAAATGACAATTCTGAATGATAGTTTTTCTCAATCTCAAAAATTTGCTTATGTTAATATTTTAGTCAAGACATTCACTATCAATTGAAAAGATTCTATATTTATTGTGAAAGAAAACAAACTGTTTTAAATCATATTAAACAGAAATCATTTTAAGTTTAATTTATTAAGAAATTAATTCGGGAGGTTCAGATCTTTACAAAAATATTTATCTTTAGGTATTAAAAAAATCAAATGGCTGACAAAACAAAATTTATTGAAGAACTTTCGACAAGATATACTCCAAAAGGAGAGCATATAATTTTAGGAAAAGCAATGTTGGATGGTGAAGTAGTCACCGAAGTCAACGTTACGATTCCTTTAAAAACCGTCAACCGTCATGGGCTGATTGCCGGAGCTACAGGAACCGGAAAAACAAAAACACTTCAGGTTTTCGCCGAGCAGCTTTCTCACGCCGGAATTCCGTCTTTGGTTTTAGATATTAAGGGCGATTTTTCTGGAATTGCAGAATCGGGACAAATGAATTCTATCATTGAAGAACGTTATGCAAAAACTGAGCTTCCGTACAATCCGCAAGCTTTTCCGGTTGAGTTGATGAGTATTTCCGGCGGAAAAGGAGTGAAATTGCGTGCAACGGTTACAGAATTTGGTCCTGTTTTGTTAAGCAAGATTTTAGAACTAAATGATACGCAACAAAGCATCATGTCGATTGTTTTTAAATATTGTGATGACAAAGGTTTGCCTTTAATTGATTTAAATGATCTGAAAAAAGTTCTGCAATATGTAACTGATAATCCGGAAGGTAAAGCAGAATTGTCGGCTAATTACGGATCTATATCGCCTGCATCTTTAGGAGCTATTTTAAGATCTATCGTTGCGCTGGAACAGCAAGGTGCGGCAGATTTTTTTGGTGAATTGAGTTTTGATGTTCATGATTTGCTTGAAATACGTGACGGAAAAGGGGTTGTTAACATTTTAAGAGTTGCGGACATTCAAAATAAACCACAACTGTTTTCAACATTTATGCTTTCGCTTTTTGCTGAAATTTATATGACTCTCCCAGAAGAGGGCGACAGTGGAAAGCCAAAATTGGTTTTGTTTATCGATGAAGCTCATTTGATTTTTGACGAAGCTTCGAAAGCTTTGGCTTCTCAGATCGAAACGATGGTAAAACTGATTCGTTCGAAAGGGGTTGGTATTTATTTTATCACTCAAATTCCGGGTGATGTTCCAGAAAATGTGCTTTCGCAATTAGGCTTAAAAATTCAGCATGCGCTGAGAGGTTTTACTGCAAAAGATAAAAAAGAGATTTCTAAAGCTGTAGAAAATTATCCAACCACAGAATTTTACAATGCTTCCGAACTCATTCAGAATTTAGGAATTGGTGAAGCTTTTATCACAGCTTTGGATGAAAAAGGGATTCCGACGCCTTTGGTTCATACTTATTTGATTTCACCAGAATCAAGAATGGATGTGTTGAATGATGCTGAAGTTTCTGAATTGACATCAAAGTCTGCTCTGGTTTCAAAATATGAAAAGCCAATCGACAGAGAATCTGCCTACGAAATTTTAGTTAAAAGAATGGAACTCGCAGTTCAGAATTCTGCGCCTACACAAAAAACAAAACCGGTAAAAGAACAGCCGGGAATGTTTGAGCAAGTATTAAAAAGCAGTGCAGGAAGAACTTTTGCCAATACATTAATGAGAGAAGGTGCAAAAGCTATTTTGGGAATGTTTGGCTTGGGAAGAAAGACGAGGTAAATATTTGATTAACAATATCTAACTTCGTTTCGGTTTTTTTCTTATTTTTATAGAAATTATTTCAAACACAATTAAAAACACAGATGAGAACACAATTAACTATTGTGCTCATGTCGCTTTTTGTTTTAAAAGCGAATGGGCAGAGTCAGCTCTTAGACTCAAATTTCAACGGCATAGGTTTTTTACAAACCGATTATAAAGCCAAAAGCTTTGATAATATTTCAAATATTAAATTATCCAATAATTCAATTTATTCTATCGGAGAAGTTTCTCTTCAAGATTATAAGTTTTATGAGAGCGGTTTTGGCGTTTTAAAACACAGCCTTACTTCCGGGCTGGATAATTCGTTTGGATATCAGGGAAAAGCTCACTATTATTTCGACTCTTATCACAGATCTACAGCCACTAAAGATATTTACGAATATGCAGATGGTTCATTACTTATTCTTTCCGAGCAGGGTTTAATTAAAATAAACCAAAACGGTGTTCTTGATGATAATTTTGGATTTAATGGAAAGAAACACTTTGAACCGATACCAAATTTAGAATTTAATAAATTGCTGATCCTGCCAAACGGCAAGATTTATATTTTTGGAAAAAAAGGAGATGATTTGTGTATAGAAAAATATAATGCAGATGGTTTCCTTGATTTTTCTTTTGGAAATCAGGGAACTATTACTTTGGATTTAGGAACAGTTGAGAGTATTAATGACGCACAACTCTTAAATGATGGTAAAATTTTAATTGTTGGGTATAGTCAAAAGCAAATTAATAACAATCCCACAATTGTTACAAGATATAATATTATCAGAAAAGTAAATCTAGATGGAATGATTGATCTAAATTTTGGTTATGATGATGTTCCAAGTATTTATGATAAGCCAGGAGTTTTTAAGAAAGTAATCTTAGACAATTCTAATACTTATGCTTACATTATTACTCAGATAAATGATTGCGATCACAGAATATTAAGATTTGATTTGCAATCTCAAACGATTTCTAACTTTTTCTATAATCCGAGCGGAAACCCTTGGCTTTGCTGGAGTTTATCTTCACGATATATTATTAATGATATTGTTTTAAATAATAATCAATTATACATAGCTGGAAACGAGTCAATTAGCGGAGGGAATTCAATGTGGATTACACGTTATAATTTGGATGGGAATATTGATATTACTTTTGCAAATCAAGGGAATTTCAATTATTTTATTTATGATGGATCTGCTACTTCACCATCAGATTCACCGGTTAATTTGCAAAGTATTCAAATTGCATCAGATGGGAGTATATATGGAGGAGGAAGATTTAATTCAGATTTTTTAGTATTTAAAATTTTAAAATCAATCAATTTAAGTACAGATGATATAAACGGAGAGGATAATATTTTGAAAGTTTATCCGAACCCTGTACGGGACTTTTTATATGCCAATACAAAAAGCATTAAAACTAATATTGTGATTTCTGTATATGATATGTCCGGAAAATTGGTGAAAAAGCAAACATTTGACTCTGGTTATGATAATAAAGTTGCAATTAATCTTTCTGATTTAGTTACAGGGAATTATGTAGTGAAATATGAAGCTAATGGCTTCTTAAAATCGGTTAGAATTATAAAAAAATAAAAAACACTTATGAAAAAATATTTAAACACACTTCTTTTTACCTTGCCCTTATTAGCATTTTCACAACAGGGAATTTTAGATTCAAATTTCGGATTAGGAGAGTATAATTATGTTGAAAATGAGTTTAAGAGTATTCTTTCGGCAATAAATTATGACAATGATACATTGTATATTGCAGGATATAGTGTGGGAAAAACTGATAATTCTCCACCTTTTCCAGAGGATATGTTTTCAAATAAAGATTCCTTCTTTTTTTATAATTCAGCATCACATAAAACATTGTCTATTCCAGTAGGAGATAATGGTTCTAGAGCAAATTCTATTAAGCATTATGGAAGCAATGTTTATCTTGCCGGCTATGCTAACGACAAAAACAATAAGAATATTGCGATTGTAAAACTTGTTGCAAAGAATGCAACATTGCCCGTTCTTGGAACTTTTAGCAGAGATAATAAAGTGATCACGGATTTTACAAATGAT from Chryseobacterium indoltheticum encodes the following:
- a CDS encoding helicase HerA-like domain-containing protein, with the translated sequence MADKTKFIEELSTRYTPKGEHIILGKAMLDGEVVTEVNVTIPLKTVNRHGLIAGATGTGKTKTLQVFAEQLSHAGIPSLVLDIKGDFSGIAESGQMNSIIEERYAKTELPYNPQAFPVELMSISGGKGVKLRATVTEFGPVLLSKILELNDTQQSIMSIVFKYCDDKGLPLIDLNDLKKVLQYVTDNPEGKAELSANYGSISPASLGAILRSIVALEQQGAADFFGELSFDVHDLLEIRDGKGVVNILRVADIQNKPQLFSTFMLSLFAEIYMTLPEEGDSGKPKLVLFIDEAHLIFDEASKALASQIETMVKLIRSKGVGIYFITQIPGDVPENVLSQLGLKIQHALRGFTAKDKKEISKAVENYPTTEFYNASELIQNLGIGEAFITALDEKGIPTPLVHTYLISPESRMDVLNDAEVSELTSKSALVSKYEKPIDRESAYEILVKRMELAVQNSAPTQKTKPVKEQPGMFEQVLKSSAGRTFANTLMREGAKAILGMFGLGRKTR
- a CDS encoding T9SS type A sorting domain-containing protein, producing the protein MRTQLTIVLMSLFVLKANGQSQLLDSNFNGIGFLQTDYKAKSFDNISNIKLSNNSIYSIGEVSLQDYKFYESGFGVLKHSLTSGLDNSFGYQGKAHYYFDSYHRSTATKDIYEYADGSLLILSEQGLIKINQNGVLDDNFGFNGKKHFEPIPNLEFNKLLILPNGKIYIFGKKGDDLCIEKYNADGFLDFSFGNQGTITLDLGTVESINDAQLLNDGKILIVGYSQKQINNNPTIVTRYNIIRKVNLDGMIDLNFGYDDVPSIYDKPGVFKKVILDNSNTYAYIITQINDCDHRILRFDLQSQTISNFFYNPSGNPWLCWSLSSRYIINDIVLNNNQLYIAGNESISGGNSMWITRYNLDGNIDITFANQGNFNYFIYDGSATSPSDSPVNLQSIQIASDGSIYGGGRFNSDFLVFKILKSINLSTDDINGEDNILKVYPNPVRDFLYANTKSIKTNIVISVYDMSGKLVKKQTFDSGYDNKVAINLSDLVTGNYVVKYEANGFLKSVRIIKK